From Penicillium psychrofluorescens genome assembly, chromosome: 6, one genomic window encodes:
- a CDS encoding uncharacterized protein (ID:PFLUO_009078-T1.cds;~source:funannotate) produces the protein MNCPSRTDETLDHPGWNQNPPSLSPDTTTRQDFNGIANSRVHRKHAASTDSTSGEDTMAIDPRPHMQDEDPAIEKDRDGEVVAAVASGCQRPPSRPSGSPPRRPFGTFLSDSALHCARSVAKFGRFLGPGFLIAVAYIDPGNYATDVAAGADFKYALLFIVLLSNLFAILLQSLCIKLGSVTGLNLAENCRQHLPRWLTITLYIFSEAAIVATDIAEVVGSAIALNLLLKIPLVAGCAITLADVLFLLIFYRPNGPMWGLRLFEFFVMALVIGVVICFCLQLSLIKDQSVGEVFRGYLPSPVIVQSNGLYQSCGILGATVMPHSLFLGSGVVQSRLKDFDVTAGYVEATVPLGSTGGEVEYRPTIHAIRSCMKYSIIELTLSLFTFALFVNSAILIVAGASLHDVADSGNADLFGIHKLLSHSVAPAAGLIFALALLLSGISAGIVCTMAGQMVSEGMLNWSIKPWMRRLITRSISIVPSIIIAGAVGKDGLDKTLTASQVVLSIILPFVSAPLIYFTCLNRYMTVPAEQTVDSEGEMHVEQIPMRNSLVLSVIAVLVWLLIVIMNIALLVLLGMGKTS, from the exons ATGAACTGCCCCTCGCGGACCGACGAGACCCTCGACCATCCCGGCTGGAACCAGAACCCGCCCTCCCTAAGCCCGGACACCACCACGCGCCAGGACTTTAATGGCATCGCCAATTCCCGGGTCCACCGCAAGCATGCAGCGAGCACCGACAGCACATCGGGCGAGGACACAATGGCGATAGATCCACGGCCGCACATGCAGGATGAAGACCCCGCCATCGAGAAGGACCGCGACGGCGAAGTGGTCGCTGCTGTTGCCTCGGGGTGTCAACGACCACCCTCGAGGCCCAGCGGGTCACCACCTCGCCGTCCCTTTGGAACCTTTCTCTCGGATTCTGCGCTGCACTGCGCCCGCAGTGTGGCCAAGTTCGGTCGCTTCCTCGGGCCCGGGTTTTTGATTGCTGTTGCCTATATCGATCCCGGAAACTATGCCACGGATGTTGCGGCCGGCGCAGACTTCAAATATGCGTTGCTGTTTATTGTGCTCTTGTCCAATCTCTTCGCTATCCTTCTTCAGTCCCTGTGCATCAAACTGGGCTCCGTCACCGGCCTCAACTTGGCGGAGAACTGTCGGCAGCATCTCCCGCGATGGCTGACGATCACCTTGTATATCTTTTCAGAGGCGGCAATTGTGGCTACTGATATTGCGGAG GTGGTTGGATCGGCAATCGCGCTGAACCTGCTCTTGAAAATTCCGCTAGTGGCCGGATGCGCCATTACCCTGGCGGATGTTCTATTTCTGCTAATCTTCTATCGACCCAATGGACCGATGTGGGGGCTCCGTTTGTTCGAGTTCTTTGTTATGGCTCTTGTGATTGGGGTTGTCATATGCTTTTGTCTTCAACTATCCCTGATCAAGGACCAGTCCGTGGGGGAAGTCTTCCGGGGCTATCTACCATCACCTGTCATCGTACAGTCAAACGG CTTATACCAAAGCTGCGGCATTCTTGGTGCCACCGTGATGCCGCACTCTCTATTCTTGGGAAGTGGCGTGGTCCAGTCACGCCTAAAAGACTTCGATGTCACTGCAGGATATGTCGAGGCCACGGTGCCGCTAGGAAGTACCGGCGGCGAAGTGGAGTATCGGCCAACGATCCATGCAATCCGTAGCTGCATGAAATACTCGATCATCGAACTGACCTTGTCACTATTTACCTTTGCGCTGTTTGTCAACAGCGCTATCCTCATTGTCGCGGGCGCTTCGCTACATGATGTAGCTGACAGCGGCAACGCCGACCTCTTTGGAATACACAAACTTCTCTCACATTCGGTTGCCCCGGCCGCCGGCCTCATATTTGCCTtggccctcctcctctccggAATCTCTGCGGGCATTGTCTGCACCATGGCGGGACAGATGGTCAGCGAGGGAATGCTGAACTGGAGCATTAAACCCTGGATGCGAAGGCTCATCACCCGGTCTATCAGCATTGTCCCTAGCATTATCAtcgctggcgctgttggCAAAGACGGGTTGGACAAAACTCTGACGGCTAGTCAGGTTGTCCTGAGTATCATCTTGCCATTTGTCTCGGCGCCGCTCATCTATTTTACTTGTCTCAATCGGTACATGACGGTGCCTGCCGAACAAACCGTTGACAGTGAGGGCGAGATGCACGTGGAACAAATCCCCATGCGGAACAGCCTGGTCCTCTCCGTGATCGCCGTACTGGTATGGCTGCTCATTGTCATTATGAATATTGCATTGCTGGTGCTACTGGGAATGGGCAAGACATCTTAA